A genomic region of Papaver somniferum cultivar HN1 chromosome 7, ASM357369v1, whole genome shotgun sequence contains the following coding sequences:
- the LOC113294979 gene encoding signal peptide peptidase-like → MPLKYYKCALLMFGAYVCNLMYVAPLATKVDTNANVALTACLAVYVGCYRSLNSAHPHISEGVSMSNNAMRQYVKNALLFSLCVLLRQVLPKDLADAALAWYFYVLGIFALPGIFLPAISRFLSSRLWEDEVYVFLGRVPYFHYVEVECRLSYVVAAIPGAFLCGWYAFQKHWFPNNVLGLAFCIQVTTD, encoded by the exons ATGCCTCTTAAGTACTACAAGTGTGCTTTATTGATGTTTGGGGCATATGTTTGTAATCTGATGTATGTGGCACCCCTTGCCACGAAGGTAGATACAAATGCGAATGTTGCTTTGACAGCTTGCTTAGCAGTGTATGTGGGCTGCTACCGTTCGCTCAATTCAGCCCATCCTCATATATCTGAAGGA GTGAGTATGTCAAACAATGCTATGCGTCAGTATGTTAAGAATGCACTGCTTTTTTCACTATGTGTACTACTTCGGCAAGTCTTACCAAAAGATTTGGCTGATGCTGCACTAGCCTGGTACTTCTATGTACTGGGGATCTTTGCGCTCCC GGGTATATTCTTACCTGCAATTAGTCGCTTTCTCTCTTCAAGACTATGGGAAGATGAAGTCTATGTTTTCCTGGGGCGTGTACCATACTTCCACT ATGTGGAGGTCGAGTGCAGGTTGTCTTATGTAGTAGCAGCAATCCCGGGAGCATTTCTATGTGGATGGTATGCTTTTCAGAAGCATTGGTTCCCTAACAATGTATTGGGCCTTGCATTCTGCATTCAGGTGACAACTGATTAA
- the LOC113297947 gene encoding signal peptide peptidase-like isoform X1, whose translation MGIETLSLGSLKNGCFPLVGLFLYDIVWVFFAPGMVSGVKSFDTPVKLLFPTADAARPYSMLGLGDVVIPGIFVSLALHFDESRKKHFGYFYSAIFGRMHLGYFYSAFFGYIIGICLMNCCQAAQPALLYIVPAVIGSLAVHCLWNGEVEELLAFDLSKDQELSSRQKRKHSRGEKDIGRISNISAVS comes from the exons ATG GGAATTGAAACGCTTTCTCTGGGCTCCTTAAAAAATGGATGCTTTCCCTTA GTTGGTCTTTTCTTATATGACATAGTCTGGGTGTTTTTTGCCCCGGGGATGGTTAGTGGTGTCAAATCATTTGATACCCCAGTGAAG CTTCTATTCCCAACAGCAGATGCTGCTCGACCATATTCCATGCTTGGACTAGGGGATGTCGTAATTCCTG GCATATTTGTGTCATTAGCGCTTCACTTTGATGAATCAAGAAAAAAGCACTTCGGATACTTCTATAGTGCAATCTTTGGAAGAATGCACCTAGGATACTTCTATAGTGCATTCTTTGGTTACATCATTGGTATTTGTCTGATGAACTGTTGTCAGGCTGCACAG CCAGCCCTTCTGTACATTGTACCAGCTGTAATTGGATCTTTGGCGGTTCACTGCTTATGGAATGGGGAAGTGGAGGAG CTGTTGGCGTTTGACTTATCTAAAGATCAAGAGCTATCTAGTAGGCAAAAGCGCAAGCACTCTCGTGGAGAGAAGGATATAGGCAGGATTTCAAATATTTCAGCTGTGAGCTGA
- the LOC113297947 gene encoding signal peptide peptidase-like isoform X2, giving the protein MVSGVKSFDTPVKLLFPTADAARPYSMLGLGDVVIPGIFVSLALHFDESRKKHFGYFYSAIFGRMHLGYFYSAFFGYIIGICLMNCCQAAQPALLYIVPAVIGSLAVHCLWNGEVEELLAFDLSKDQELSSRQKRKHSRGEKDIGRISNISAVS; this is encoded by the exons ATGGTTAGTGGTGTCAAATCATTTGATACCCCAGTGAAG CTTCTATTCCCAACAGCAGATGCTGCTCGACCATATTCCATGCTTGGACTAGGGGATGTCGTAATTCCTG GCATATTTGTGTCATTAGCGCTTCACTTTGATGAATCAAGAAAAAAGCACTTCGGATACTTCTATAGTGCAATCTTTGGAAGAATGCACCTAGGATACTTCTATAGTGCATTCTTTGGTTACATCATTGGTATTTGTCTGATGAACTGTTGTCAGGCTGCACAG CCAGCCCTTCTGTACATTGTACCAGCTGTAATTGGATCTTTGGCGGTTCACTGCTTATGGAATGGGGAAGTGGAGGAG CTGTTGGCGTTTGACTTATCTAAAGATCAAGAGCTATCTAGTAGGCAAAAGCGCAAGCACTCTCGTGGAGAGAAGGATATAGGCAGGATTTCAAATATTTCAGCTGTGAGCTGA